A DNA window from Xyrauchen texanus isolate HMW12.3.18 chromosome 6, RBS_HiC_50CHRs, whole genome shotgun sequence contains the following coding sequences:
- the rbp1.2 gene encoding retinol-binding protein 1 codes for MSSTDMNGYWKMISNENFDEYMEALDVNIITRKIASYLILDKEIVQNGDHFNIKTLSTFRNYHMEFDVGKEFEEDLVGIDDRKCMTTVNWEGDKLVCVQKGEKEGRGWTQWVNGDELHVEMQACGMVCKQVFKRQVLD; via the exons ATGTCTTCCACAGACATGAATGGATATTGGAAAATGATAAGCAATGAAAACTTTGATGAATATATGGAAGCACTTG ATGTAAATATTATCACCAGAAAAATTGCCAGCTATCTCATCCTTGATAAGGAGATTGTTCAGAATGGTGATCATTTTAATATCAAGACTCTCAGCACCTTTAGGAATTACCACATGGAGTTTGATGTTGGAAAGGAGTTTGAGGAGGATTTGGTTGGCATAGATGATAGGAAATGCATG ACTACCGTAAACTGGGAGGGAGACAAACTGGTGTGTGTACAGAAAGGAGAGAAGGAGGGAAGAGGCTGGACACAATGGGTGAATGGAGATGAGTTACATGTG gaAATGCAAGCCTGCGGCATGGTGTGTAAGCAAGTTTTTAAGAGACAAGTTCTCGACTGA
- the copb2 gene encoding coatomer subunit beta', which produces MPLRLDIKRKLTARSDRVKSVDLHPTEPWMLASLYNGSVCVWNHETQTLVKTFEVCDLPVRAAKFVARKNWVITGADDMQIRVFNYNTLERVHMFEAHSDYIRCIAVHPTQPYILTSSDDMLIKLWDWEKKWSCSQVFEGHTHYVMQIVINPKDNNQFASASLDRTIKVWQLGSSSPNFTLEGHDKGVNCIDYYSGGDKPYLISGADDRLVKIWDYQNKTCVQTLEGHAQNVSCVNFHPELPIIITGSEDGTVRIWHSSTYRLESTLNYGMERVWCVSGLRGSNSVALGYDEGSIIIKLGREEPAMSMDTSGKIIWAKHSEIQQANLKAMGDAEIKDGERLPLAVKDMGSCEIYPQTIQHNPNGRFVVVCGDGEYIIYTAMALRNKSFGSAQEFVWAHDSSEYAIRESSSVVKIFKNFKEKKSFKPDFGAEGIYGGFLLGVRSVNGLAFYDWDNTELIRRIEIQPKHIFWSDSGELVCIATEESFFILRYMSEKVATSQESNEGVTEDGIEDAFEVLGEIQEVVKTGLWVGDCFIYTSSVNRLNYFVGGEIVTIAHLDRTMYLLGYIPKDDRLYLGDKELNIVSYSLLVSVLEYQTAVMRRDFGMADKVLPTITKEQRTRVAHFLEKQGFKQQALAVSTDPEHRFELALQLGELKIAYQLAVEAESEQKWKQLAELAISKCQFGLAQECLHHAQDYGGLLLLATASGNASMVAKLAEGAERDGKNNVAFMTYFLQGKLDNCLELLIRTNRLPEAAFLARTYLPSQVSRVVKLWRESLSKVNQKAAESLADPTEYENLFPGLREAFVAEQYLRETCLGQTRPATDYPLITPNEERNVLEEASGYEPKGIFPTPTQQVKDTEEEAPSVGVLASVMAAVSAPVVAAVSSLSSAESQPAQKVEEKTEEETLKISAAEQKVIDELEDDLDNLDLDDIDATDVNLDDDFLDD; this is translated from the exons ATG CCTCTTAGGCTGGACATCAAGCGTAAGCTCACGGCTCGATCTGACCGTGTTAAAAGCGTAGACCTTCATCCAACCGAGCCATGGATGCTGGCCAGTTTGTACAACGGCAGCGTTTGTGTCTGGAACCACGAAACACAA ACTCTGGTTAAGACGTTTGAAGTCTGTGATCTGCCTGTAAGAGCCGCCAAGTTTGTGGCCAGGAAAAATTGGGTCATAACCGGTGCA GATGACATGCAGATTCGCGTCTTCAACTATAACACACTAGAGCGAGTGCACATGTTTGAGGCTCACTCAGATTACATTCGCTGCATTGCTGTGCACCCTACCCAGCCCTATATCCTCACGAGCAGTG atGACATGCTGATAAAGCTGTGGGACTGGGAGAAGAAATGGTCCTGCAGTCAGGTATTCGAGGGCCACACACACTACGTCATGCAGATTGTCATCAACCCTAAAGACAACAACCAATTCGCAAGTGCATCGTTGGACAGAACCATCAAG GTTTGGCAGCTGGGCTCCTCCTCTCCTAACTTCACTCTTGAGGGCCACGATAAGGGAGTGAACTGCATTGATTATTACAGTGGAGGAGATAAACCCTACCTTATATCAGGAGCTGATGACAGACTGGTCAAGATTTGGGACTATCAG AATAAAACATGTGTACAGACTCTTGAGGGTCATGCCCAGAATGTGTCCTGTGTAAACTTCCACCCGGAGCTACCAATCATTATCACTGGATCAGAGGATG GCACAGTTCGGATCTGGCATTCTAGCACCTATCGTTTAGAAAGTACCCTGAACTATGGTATGGAGCGAGTGTGGTGTGTGTCCGGCCTGCGGGGCTCCAACAGTGTGGCACTGGGCTATGATGAAGGCAGCATCATTATTAAG cTTGGTCGTGAGGAGCCAGCCATGTCAATGGATACCAGTGGAAAGATCATCTGGGCCAAGCATTCAGAGATTCAGCAGGCTAACCTCAAAGCCATGGGTGATGCTGAGATCAAGGATGGAGAGAGGCTGCCACTGGCAGTAAAGGACATGGGCAGCTGTGAGATCTACCCTCAAACTATCCAGCACAATCCTAATGGCAG GTTTGTTGTGGTGTGTGGAGATGGAGAGTACATCATATATACTGCAATGGCTCTAAGAAACAAGAGCTTTGGATCAGCACAGGAGTTTGTGTGGGCCCATGACTCATCGGA gtACGCAATTCGGGAAAGCAGCAGTGTAGTAAAGATCTTCAAAAACTTCAAGGAGAAAAAGTCTTTCAAGCCAGACTTTGGAGCAGAAG GTATCTATGGTGGTTTCTTACTGGGTGTCCGATCAGTGAACGGCTTGGCTTTCTATGACTGGGATAATACAGAGCTGATTCGTCGCATTGAGATCCAGCCCAAACAT ATTTTCTGGTCAGACTCTGGAGAGCTGGTGTGTATTGCCACAGAGGAGTCTTTTTTTATACTGCGCTATATGTCGGAGAAAGTTGCCACATCACAGGAGTCAAATGAGGGAGTTACTGAAGATGGCATTGAAGATGCTTTTGAG GTCCTGGGAGAGATTCAGGAGGTGGTTAAGACCGGTCTGTGGGTGGGAGATTGTTTCATCTACACCAGTTCAGTCAACCGACTCAACTACTTTGTTGGAGGGGAGATTGTCACCATTGCTCACCTTGACAG AACCATGTACCTGCTGGGATACATTCCTAAAGACGACCGTCTTTACCTGGGTGATAAGGAGCTGAATATTGTCAGTTACTCTCTTCTGGTGTCTGTGCTGGAGTACCAGACAGCTGTCATGCGCAGGGACTTCGGCATGGCAGACAAAGTGTTGCCCACCATCACAAAAGAACAGCGAACCAGGGTTGCCCACTTCCTGGAAAAACAG GGGTTCAAGCAACAGGCTTTGGCTGTCTCCACAGATCCAGAGCACAGGTTTGAGCTGGCGCTACAGTTAGGAGAGCTCAAGATTGCATACCAGCTTGCAGTAGAAGCTGAG TCGGAACAGAAATGGAAGCAGTTGGCAGAGTTGGCCATCAGCAAGTGCCAATTTGGCTTGGCACAGGAGTGCCTCCATCATGCGCAGGACTATGGAGGACTGCTGCTGCTGGCAACTGCATCTGGCAACGCTTCTATGGTTGCCAAGCTTGCTGAGGGGGCGGAGCGTGATGGCAAAAACAATGTTGCCTTCATGACCTACTTCCTGCAGGGAAA ACTGGACAACTGTTTGGAACTTCTAATAAGGACCAATCGTCTACCAGAAGCAGCATTTCTTGCTCGCACATATCTGCCTAGCCAAGTGTCCAG GGTGGTTAAGCTGTGGAGAGAGAGCTTGTCTAAAGTAAATCAGAAAGCAGCAGAGTCTCTGGCAGACCCCACAGAGTATGAGAACTTGTTCCCTGGGCTGAGAGAGGCCTTTGTGGCAGAGCAGTACCTAAGGGAGACCTGTCTCGGACAAACTAGACCTGCCACTGACTACCCATTGATCACG CCCAATGAAGAAAGGAACGTGCTGGAGGAAGCCAGTGGTTATGAACCCAAAGGCATCTTCCCCACTCCCACACAG CAGGTGAAGGACACAGAAGAAGAAGCCCCATCAGTGGGTGTTTTAGCTTCAGTGATGGCAGCTGTCTCAGCTCCAGTAGTTGCAGCAGTCTCTTCCTTGAGTTCTGCTGAATCCCAGCCTGCTCAGAAGGTTGAGGAGAAGACAGAAGAAGAGACTCTCAAGATTTCAGCCGCAGAACAGAAG GTTATTGATGAACTGGAGGACGATTTGGATAACTTGGATCTGGATGACATTGACGCCACAGACGTTAATCTGGATGATGACTTCTTAGATGACTAA